A genomic window from Cucumis melo cultivar AY chromosome 8, USDA_Cmelo_AY_1.0, whole genome shotgun sequence includes:
- the LOC103485109 gene encoding probable LRR receptor-like serine/threonine-protein kinase At4g36180 — MKPLLFFLVLLCGGLFSSSADTGAQTQLEIQALMSFKLNLHDPLGALTAWDSSTPLAPCDWRGVVCTNNRVTELRLPRLQLSGRLTDQLANLRMLRKFSIRSNFFNGTIPSSLSKCALLRSVFLQYNLFSGGFPAEFGNLTNLHVLNVAENRLSGVISGDLPSSLKYLDLSSNAFSGQIPRSIVNMTQLQVVNLSFNRFGGEIPASFGELQELQHLWLDHNVLEGTLPSALANCSSLVHLSVEGNALQGVIPAAIGALTNLQVISLSQNGLSGSVPYSMFCNVSSHAPSLRIVQLGFNAFTDIVKPQTATCFSALQVLDIQHNQIRGEFPLWLTGVSTLSVLDFSVNHFSGQIPSGIGNLSGLQELRMSNNSFHGEIPLEIKNCASISVIDFEGNRLTGEIPSFLGYMRGLKRLSLGGNRFSGTVPASLGNLLELEILNLEDNGLNGTLPLELMGLGNLTVMELGGNKLSGEVPTGIGNLSRLEILNLSANSLSGIIPSSLGNLFKLTTLDLSKQNLSGELPFELSGLPNLQVIALQENKLSGNVPEGFSSLVGLRYLNLSSNGFSGQIPSNYGFLRSLVSLSLSDNHITGLVPSDLGNCSDLETLEVRSNALSGHIPADLSRLSNLQELDLGRNNLTGEIPDEISSCSALESLRLNSNHLSGPIPESLSELSNLTTLDLSSNNLSGVIPANLSSITGLMSLNVSSNNLEGKIPSLLGSRFNSSSVFANNSGLCGKPLARHCKDTEKKDKMKRLILFIAVAASGAVLLTLCCCFYIFSLLRWRKRLKDRASGEKKTSPARVSSAGSGGRGSSENGGPKLVMFNNKITLAETIEATRQFDEENVLSRTRYGLVFKACYNDGMVLSIRRLSNGSLDENMFRKEAESLGKVRHRNLTVLRGYYAGPPDMRLLVYDYMPNGNLATLLQEASHQDGHVLNWPMRHLIALGIARGLAFLHSSSIIHGDVKPQSVLFDADFEAHLSDFGLDRLTVAASAEASTSTLVGTLGYIAPEAVLTGEATKESDVYSFGIVLLEILTGKKPVMFTEDEDIVKWVKKQLQRGQITELLEPGLLELDPESSEWEEFLLGVKVGLLCTAPDPRDRPTMSDIVFMLEGCRVGPDIPSSADPTSQPSPA, encoded by the coding sequence ATGAAGCCTCTTCTGTTTTTTCTTGTGTTGCTCTGCGGTGGTTTGTTTTCCTCCTCCGCTGATACCGGCGCACAAACCCAACTGGAGATTCAGGCATTGATGTCCTTTAAACTTAATCTACATGACCCTCTTGGTGCATTGACTGCTTGGGATTCTTCCACCCCATTAGCGCCATGTGACTGGCGGGGTGTTGTTTGTACTAATAATCGAGTCACTGAGCTCCGTTTGCCTCGTCTTCAACTCTCCGGCAGGTTGACCGATCAGTTGGCCAATTTACGGATGCTGCGGAAGTTCAGTATCCGGTCTAATTTCTTCAATGGTACGATTCCGTCTTCTTTGTCCAAATGTGCGTTGCTGCGTTCTGTTTTCTTGCAGTATAATTTGTTTTCCGGTGGCTTTCCCGCGGAGTTTGGGAACTTGACTAATCTACATGTATTAAACGTGGCGGAGAATCGTCTCTCCGGTGTGATCTCCGGCGACCTTCCGAGTAGTCTGAAATATCTCGATCTTTCGTCGAATGCCTTCTCTGGTCAGATTCCGAGGAGTATTGTGAACATGACGCAGCTTCAGGTTGTTAATCTCTCTTTCAATAGGTTTGGCGGGGAGATTCCGGCGAGCTTTGGTGAGCTTCAAGAGCTTCAACATCTCTGGCTTGACCATAATGTATTAGAAGGGACGTTGCCTTCGGCTCTCGCAAATTGTTCTTCGCTTGTTCATTTGAGTGTTGAGGGAAATGCTCTCCAAGGGGTGATTCCGGCCGCCATTGGAGCTCTTACGAACCTTCAAGTTATTTCTCTCTCGCAGAATGGTCTCTCTGGTTCAGTTCCTTACTCCATGTTTTGCAATGTTTCGTCGCATGCGCCGTCGCTTCGGATCGTTCAACTTGGATTTAATGCGTTCACGGACATTGTCAAACCTCAGACAGCGACGTGTTTTAGTGCTTTACAGGTCCTCGATATTCAACATAATCAGATAAGGGGAGAGTTCCCCTTGTGGTTAACCGGGGTTTCCACTTTGTCAGTCTTGGACTTTTCTGTCAATCATTTCTCCGGCCAGATTCCATCAGGGATTGGGAATCTTTCTGGATTACAAGAGCTCAGAATGTCGAATAATTCGTTTCACGGCGAGATTCCTTTAGAAATCAAGAATTGCGCCTCGATTTCTGTTATTGATTTTGAAGGGAATCGCTTAACCGGGGAGATTCCGTCGTTTTTGGGCTATATGAGAGGTTTGAAACGGTTGTCTCTCGGCGGAAATCGTTTTTCCGGTACTGTTCCGGCCAGTTTGGGAAACCTTTTGGAGCTTGAAATCTTGAATTTGGAGGACAATGGGTTGAACGGAACCCTTCCGCTGGAGCTAATGGGGCTTGGGAATTTAACAGTAATGGAACTCGGTGGGAACAAATTGTCCGGCGAGGTTCCGACTGGCATTGGCAACCTCAGTCGTCTAGAGATTTTGAATCTCAGTGCTAACAGTCTTTCTGGGATCATTCCGTCCAGCCTTGGCAATCTCTTCAAGCTAACAACTCTCGACTTGAGTAAACAAAATCTTTCTGGGGAGTTGCCATTTGAGCTATCTGGTTTGCCTAATCTGCAGGTAATTGCTCTACAGGAAAACAAATTATCTGGGAATGTTCCTGAAGGATTCAGTAGTTTGGTGGGTTTGCGTTATTTGAATCTAAGTTCAAACGGATTTTCCGGTCAAATCCCTTCAAATTATGGGTTTCTTCGATCGCTTGTTTCTCtgtcattatcagacaatcacatTACCGGGTTGGTTCCTTCAGACCTTGGTAACTGCTCTGATTTAGAAACTTTGGAGGTCCGTTCAAATGCTCTTTCGGGTCACATTCCGGCGGATCTTTCTCGTTTATCTAATTTGCAAGAGCTTGATTTGGGTAGGAATAATTTGACTGGCGAAATCCCGGATGAGATCTCAAGTTGCTCGGCTTTAGAATCGCTCCGTCTGAACTCGAATCATCTTTCCGGTCCCATACCAGAGTCGTTGTCAGAGCTCTCAAACTTAACCACGCTGGACCTCTCATCCAACAATTTGAGTGGCGTTATCCCTGCCAATCTTAGCTCCATTACTGGATTGATGAGCTTAAACGTTTCGAGTAATAATCTAGAAGGCAAAATTCCATCCTTGCTAGGCTCTAGATTCAACAGCTCATCTGTGTTTGCTAATAATTCTGGTTTATGTGGGAAACCATTGGCTCGGCATTGTAAAGATACagagaaaaaagataaaatgaaGAGATTGATTCTATTCATTGCAGTAGCCGCCAGTGGAGCTGTCCTCTTGACTCTGTGTTGCTGCTTCTACATTTTCAGCCTGTTGAGATGGCGAAAAAGGCTCAAAGACAGAGCATCTGGAGAGAAGAAAACAAGCCCAGCAAGGGTTAGCTCTGCTGGAAGTGGTGGTCGTGGAAGCTCAGAAAATGGAGGGCCAAAGCTTGTGATGTTCAACAACAAGATTACTCTAGCGGAAACAATCGAGGCAACAAGACAATTTGATGAAGAGAATGTTCTTAGCAGAACACGCTACGGATTGGTTTTCAAAGCCTGCTACAATGATGGCATGGTACTCTCAATCCGCCGCCTCTCGAATGGTTCATTAGATGAAAATATGTTCAGAAAAGAAGCTGAATCATTGGGAAAAGTTCGACACCGGAATCTAACTGTTCTTCGTGGCTATTATGCTGGCCCTCCTGATATGCGGCTGTTAGTATACGATTACATGCCTAATGGAAACCTTGCCACTCTCCTTCAAGAAGCATCTCATCAAGATGGTCATGTTTTGAATTGGCCAATGCGGCATCTCATTGCTCTTGGAATCGCCCGTGGCTTAGCCTTTCTTCATTCATCTTCCATTATCCATGGAGATGTCAAGCCACAAAGCGTTCTATTCGATGCAGATTTTGAAGCTCATTTGTCCGATTTCGGCCTTGACCGACTAACCGTTGCAGCCTCTGCTGAAGCATCTACGTCTACTTTGGTGGGCACATTAGGCTACATTGCCCCTGAAGCGGTATTGACAGGGGAAGCCACAAAGGAATCTGATGTCTACAGCTTTGGAATTGTGTTGCTTGAGATTCTAACAGGAAAGAAACCTGTGATGTTCACAGAAGATGAAGACATTGTCAAGTGGGTGAAAAAGCAATTGCAAAGAGGCCAAATTACTGAGCTCTTAGAACCAGGTTTACTTGAGTTGGATCCTGAATCATCAGAATGGGAAGAGTTCTTGCTGGGAGTGAAAGTTGGATTACTTTGCACTGCACCTGATCCTCGTGACCGTCCGACGATGTCCGATATTGTTTTCATGCTCGAAGGTTGCCGAGTTGGACCCGACATCCCTTCCTCCGCCGATCCCACCTCCCAACCATCACCGGCATAA
- the LOC103485110 gene encoding NAC domain-containing protein 37-like, translated as MMESMESSCVPPGFRFHPTDEELVGYYLRKKVASQKIDLDVIKDIDLYRIEPWDLQEKCWIGYEEQNEWYFFSHKDKKYPTGTRTNRATLAGFWKATGRDKAVYDKNKLIGMRKTLVFYRGRAPNGQKTDWIMHEYRLESDENNPPQEEGWVVCRAFKKRTTGQSKTSVVERWDSSYFYDEPSGVCSAIDPLELISRQALSPHGLLEHNNIMCKQEMEQTENVKFIQYNDSFVQLPQLESPSLPLVKRSSSISLVSECNEEEDPPTKRRYNNNNNNNNTNSKVTDWRALDKFVASQLSQGDAFEGEGNSRFGAQSNTNNNIIISNNNINSADMPILLMQNRGDQDEENLYKGFLSSNSESDFGICLFEK; from the exons ATGATGGAATCTATGGAGTCGTCGTGTGTTCCACCGGGGTTTCGGTTTCATCCAACCGATGAAGAACTCGTTGGATATTATCTAAGGAAGAAGGTAGCTTCACAAAAGATTGATCTTGATGTCATTAAAGATATAGATCTTTACAGGATTGAGCCATGGGATCTTCAAG AGAAATGTTGGATTGGTTATGAAGAGCAAAATGAGTGGTACTTCTTTAGTCATAAGGATAAGAAATATCCGACGGGGACGAGGACGAATCGAGCTACATTGGCTGGATTCTGGAAGGCAACCGGGCGAGACAAAGCTGTTTATGACAAGAATAAGCTCATCGGAATGAGGAAAACCCTCGTTTTCTATCGAGGTCGAGCTCCAAATGGTCAAAAGACGGATTGGATCATGCATGAGTATAGATTAGAATCCGATGAGAATAACCCTCCCCAG GAAGAAGGATGGGTGGTTTGTAGGGCATTCAAGAAGCGAACCACCGGACAATCAAAGACGTCGGTGGTCGAGCGATGGGATTCAAGCTATTTCTATGACGAACCGAGTGGAGTGTGCTCGGCAATCGATCCACTTGAGCTCATCTCAAGGCAAGCATTGTCGCCACACGGGTTGTTGGAGCATAATAACATCATGTGTAAGCAAGAGATGGAACAAACTGAGAATGTGAAGTTCATACAATATAATGATTCATTTGTACAACTTCCACAGCTTGAGAGTCCATCTCTTCCATTAGTCAAGAGATCAAGCTCAATTTCTTTGGTGTCCGAAtgcaatgaagaagaagatccACCAACAAAAAGAaggtataataataataataataataataataccaaCTCAAAGGTGACGGATTGGAGGGCATTGGACAAGTTTGTGGCTTCTCAATTGAGTCAAGGAGATGCATTTGAGGGAGAAGGAAATTCAAGGTTTGGAGCACAAagtaatactaataataatattattattagtaataataatataaattcaGCAGATATGCCAATATTATTGATGCAGAATAGAGGAGATCAAGATGAAGAGAACCTGTATAAAGGGTTCTTGAGTTCAAACTCAGAGTCTGATTTTGGAATTTGCCTATTTGAGAAATGA
- the LOC103485111 gene encoding histone H1 — protein MTSTGEAAEVKVPAEDVAPVEVVPATEEPKEVEKPVKEKKPRAPREKKPRQSKVASHPPYFQMINEAISSLNEKNGSSPYAIAKYMEEKHKAVLPANFRKILALQLKNSTAKGKLTKIKASYKLSEIGKKKDKNATKVAKANAEKITKQARTTRTTGRKRKAVKKEEAVSKAVKKVVAKKPKRSTPAKPKQPKSIKSPAAKRAKKAVV, from the exons ATGACATCGACGGGAGAAGCTGCAGAAGTGAAAGTTCCGGCGGAGGATGTTGCTCCTGTGGAGGTTGTTCCGGCTACGGAGGAGCCGAAGGAGGTAGAGAAGCCGGTGAAGGAGAAGAAACCTAGAGCTCCGAGGGAGAAGAAGCCTAGACAGTCTAAAGTTGCTTCACATCCACCGTATTTTCAG ATGATCAATGAAGCAATCTCGTCACTCAACGAGAAGAATGGATCGAGTCCGTACGCCATAGCGAAATACATGGAGGAAAAACACAAGGCGGTTCTTCCAGCGAATTTCAGGAAAATATTGGCTCTTCAATTGAAGAATTCCACAGCTAAAGGAAAATTGACGAAGATCAAGGCATCGTATAAGCTCTCCGaaataggaaagaaaaaagataagaaCGCAACGAAAGTCGCAAAAGCGAACGCCGAGAAGATAACAAAACAGGCGAGAACGACGAGAACTACTGGAAGGAAGAGGAAGGCGGTGAAGAAGGAGGAGGCGGTGAGTAAGGCGGTGAAGAAGGTTGTTGCAAAGAAACCGAAAAGGTCTACTCCGGCGAAGCCGAAACAGCCGAAATCAATTAAGTCTCCTGCAGCGAAGAGGGCTAAAAAAGCGGTTGTGTGA